The Aneurinibacillus migulanus genome contains the following window.
GAACTATAGGACAAACTCTGGCTTTATTTTTTGTAAAGTTGGATTGGAAACTGGTAGTTGCTCTCCTGTTTCAATATCTAAAAATGGAGATGTATCGCTAAACCAGCTCTCTGGTGCTTTATGTCCCCAGAAAGTTTGGCGCCTCGGATCATCTAAATCCCAGCGAACCGGGCTAAAGTCTGGATCACTTGTTAGGTAGTCTCCATTGTAAAGCTCAATTCGGTAGCCGTCCGGATCTCTTAAGTAAAGGAAGAAGGCATTGGAAAGTCCGTGACGACCTGGTCCTCTCTCAATATTTTCTGCATAGCCAAGAGAAGCCAACACATCGCAGCAATGAATGAGAGCTAGTGGGTCGGGTAACCAGAAACCGATATGGTGAAGCCGAGGGCCTTCCCCGTTCATAAAGGCTTGGTCATGAACCGTTTGCTTGCGATGCAGCCATGCTGCCCAAATTCGATCATCTTCTGTGGCTGTATACTCGGAACATGCAAATCCTAATTCGTTAATAAAAAAATTGTATGATTTTTCTACATCCGGAACAGCACAGTTTACATGGTCAATGCGTTGAATCCTTGCTCCTCTATATTGCTCATATCGCTGAATCATACGCTCCGCCCCGTCCATTTTGCAGAAAAACTCCAGAGGCATCCCTGATATATCATGTACATGTAACGCTCTTCCGACAGCATGCTGCGATCCTTCTTCAAGCCATTTCGTTTTCAAACCTTTAGATTGGAAAAATGCCGCCAGTTTATCTAAATCCTCCTCCTTTTCCACTTTATATCCCAAGGCATGAACGCCTAGTTTGTCCGACTCCTTTAGGATTAAGCTGTGATGCGTATGCTCTTCCAATCCTCTTAAATAAATATGTTCCCCATCGCATTCCGTTTCGATAAAACCTAAAGCGTTTACATAAAAGTCTCTAGAACGATCCAAATCCTTAACATTAATCACGGTTCTCGCAATTCGAATAATATTAAAATCCATGGTATGAACCTCCTATATTTAACTTTTATTTCTTGACAACGAAATACTTCGAATTTTATAGTAAAAGTAGACAAGTAGACCGCTGTATAAGATCCGACTAGCAGAGAGTGCCATCTCCCTAGTCCTCCATCTATAAGGCATTTCTTTTATGAAAGCTTTTGGATTATACGTTTTTAACTAACTGCTCAGAGCGATTTAAAAATTCTTTTACACGGTCTACATATTCTTGCTTATCATAGCCGCTGTATAAAGCGCTTGCCATTCTGACCGGATCCCCGAAGAAGAAGCGCTCATATAAAGTTTGTCTTGTACCGAATGCACTCATGCAAACATCCCAAGCCAAGCGGTATAGTTTGACACGGTTATACGCATCGCCATTAGCTGCCTGTAAATATTTATCTAAGTCAGGACGAATTTCTGAGTTGAAATCTGCTTCTGACGGAATCGCCATCAAGCCGCTTGCCCCTAATAGTTGCATGATTTCACTGAATCGCGGGTAAATTTTCGGATAATAGTGACGAGCAATATTTAATGGAGCAAAGTCTGGCGTCATAATTCCCCACTTGTCGATTTTCGCATTCGCTTCTGCTGCTGTAATATAAGCTTTCAAAGTCTCCAACGCCATAATGACTTCCGAAATTTTTTCTTGAACGTGCTGGAATTGACCAATATTGATGGTTTCTACCATTAGCTGAAGAATTCCTAATACAAATTCTGTTTTCGTAACGTTTTTAGATACCACCTGATGTGTCATATGAACAACTGCATTACTCTCATTGTAAGCCTGGTTACAAACCCCTACATCACCGAGTGCAAATACGCGATTCCATGGTACGACTACATTATCAAATACGATGATTGTGTCCATTTCCTCAAAACGTGATCCTAGCGGATGATCAAAATTGGACTTGCCATAATCGAACGACTCACGGCAAATAAATTTCAATCCTGGTGTGTTATTGGGAATGGAAAATGCGTAAGCATAAGGGTTTTCCTCTTCTGATTGTTTTAAAAGAGTAGAAGGGAATACCATGATTTCATCTGTAATACCGCCTTGAGTCGCGAGTAGGCGTGCTCCACGAATAACAACCCCTTCAGACGTTTTCTCGACGATTCGAGCTGCAATATAAGGATCTGGTAATTGAGCTGAATTGACCGCACGGTTTACTTGTGGCTGGATTAATGTATGAGTTAACGAAAGATCGTTTTCCCGGCAGTACTCATAATACTCGGCCATGTTTTTCGCATAAAACGTATCTTGTTTTCCGAACATTTCAGCAGCTGTTCCATAAGCCATCATGCCCACATTGATATAGTCTGGGGAACGCCCCATCATTCCCCCGTTATGTTTCGCCCACTCTTGCATCATCTTGCGGCGTTTTTCCAGGTCTTCTTTTGTTTTAGGCTGTATAAAAGAAGTCCCTACACGTTCTCCTGTTGTCGGAGACACGTAGGTCATATAGTCTCTTTTCACCGGGTCATGCTGCATATCATATAACTCTGCCTGTGTTTTCATAACTCCTTTAAAAGCAGGCTGCTCGGAAGCCTT
Protein-coding sequences here:
- the hpaD gene encoding 3,4-dihydroxyphenylacetate 2,3-dioxygenase — protein: MDFNIIRIARTVINVKDLDRSRDFYVNALGFIETECDGEHIYLRGLEEHTHHSLILKESDKLGVHALGYKVEKEEDLDKLAAFFQSKGLKTKWLEEGSQHAVGRALHVHDISGMPLEFFCKMDGAERMIQRYEQYRGARIQRIDHVNCAVPDVEKSYNFFINELGFACSEYTATEDDRIWAAWLHRKQTVHDQAFMNGEGPRLHHIGFWLPDPLALIHCCDVLASLGYAENIERGPGRHGLSNAFFLYLRDPDGYRIELYNGDYLTSDPDFSPVRWDLDDPRRQTFWGHKAPESWFSDTSPFLDIETGEQLPVSNPTLQKIKPEFVL
- the hpaB gene encoding 4-hydroxyphenylacetate 3-monooxygenase, oxygenase component, with protein sequence MPAKTGKQYIERVDQAQANVWINGEQVTGKASEQPAFKGVMKTQAELYDMQHDPVKRDYMTYVSPTTGERVGTSFIQPKTKEDLEKRRKMMQEWAKHNGGMMGRSPDYINVGMMAYGTAAEMFGKQDTFYAKNMAEYYEYCRENDLSLTHTLIQPQVNRAVNSAQLPDPYIAARIVEKTSEGVVIRGARLLATQGGITDEIMVFPSTLLKQSEEENPYAYAFSIPNNTPGLKFICRESFDYGKSNFDHPLGSRFEEMDTIIVFDNVVVPWNRVFALGDVGVCNQAYNESNAVVHMTHQVVSKNVTKTEFVLGILQLMVETINIGQFQHVQEKISEVIMALETLKAYITAAEANAKIDKWGIMTPDFAPLNIARHYYPKIYPRFSEIMQLLGASGLMAIPSEADFNSEIRPDLDKYLQAANGDAYNRVKLYRLAWDVCMSAFGTRQTLYERFFFGDPVRMASALYSGYDKQEYVDRVKEFLNRSEQLVKNV